In one window of Candidatus Uhrbacteria bacterium CG10_big_fil_rev_8_21_14_0_10_50_16 DNA:
- a CDS encoding tRNA (adenosine(37)-N6)-threonylcarbamoyltransferase complex ATPase subunit type 1 TsaE, with translation MEMGAMRCITHKVEEMDVLAAEMVDQLIAARVILLHGDLGAGKTTFVQGVAKALGVTRPVKSPTYTLVNVHQVNHAVIANLVHVDLYRIARVDANEMRQIGLDELLADPKNLVMIEWPERLDTPLSGLDLYLSQDGDTHVLETKTAP, from the coding sequence ATGGAAATGGGAGCTATGAGGTGCATAACACACAAGGTAGAAGAAATGGACGTGCTCGCGGCAGAGATGGTGGATCAACTTATTGCTGCGCGCGTGATTTTGTTGCATGGAGATCTGGGCGCCGGAAAGACCACGTTTGTTCAAGGAGTAGCAAAGGCGCTTGGCGTGACGCGTCCGGTTAAGAGTCCAACCTACACGCTCGTGAATGTGCACCAGGTGAATCATGCGGTGATCGCAAATCTCGTTCACGTGGATTTGTATCGAATAGCTCGCGTTGATGCGAATGAAATGCGACAGATTGGATTGGATGAATTACTCGCCGATCCAAAAAACCTCGTGATGATCGAATGGCCGGAGCGCCTCGACACACCGCTTTCTGGCCTAGACCTTTATCTATCACAAGATGGTGACACACATGTGTTAGAAACAAAAACAGCCCCGTAG
- the tsaD gene encoding tRNA (adenosine(37)-N6)-threonylcarbamoyltransferase complex transferase subunit TsaD, which yields MKILSIETSCDETAVAIVEGDGTSFVVVENLVSSQIATHQQYGGVVPEVAARMHVPVLPLMIQALTQWKQGDFDAVAVTTGPGLATALRVGVETAKALAVTWGVSLVPVDHIEGHIYANFLDSSVEASAFPILCLVVSGGHTEIVLMKDHGEYVFLGQTRDDAAGEAFDKTAAQLGLSYPGGPSIAKAALGGDATAITLPRPMINSGDLDVSFSGLKTAVRNQIRSHAELTPTIIADIAASFQQAVVDVLVTKTRLAAEQYAPNTVMLCGGVSANTELRRQLMEAFSDTSVSVLVPQIKYTTDNAAMIGAAGLRALVDGRVAMDPLIIDADPAKILGGQWKWEL from the coding sequence ATGAAGATCCTCTCCATAGAAACGAGTTGTGATGAAACTGCCGTCGCCATTGTTGAGGGCGACGGAACATCTTTTGTGGTTGTGGAGAATCTTGTTTCCTCACAGATCGCCACGCACCAACAATATGGCGGCGTGGTGCCGGAGGTTGCCGCACGTATGCATGTGCCTGTTTTGCCGTTAATGATCCAAGCGCTCACGCAGTGGAAGCAAGGGGATTTTGATGCGGTGGCGGTAACTACGGGACCAGGGCTTGCAACAGCACTCCGTGTGGGCGTGGAGACGGCAAAAGCATTGGCGGTCACATGGGGTGTGTCGCTTGTCCCGGTGGATCATATAGAAGGGCATATCTATGCAAACTTTTTGGATAGCTCTGTGGAGGCGAGCGCGTTTCCGATTCTCTGTCTCGTGGTCTCCGGTGGGCACACGGAGATTGTGCTCATGAAGGACCATGGAGAGTATGTTTTTCTTGGTCAAACCCGAGATGATGCTGCGGGGGAGGCCTTTGATAAGACGGCCGCACAGCTTGGGTTGAGCTATCCGGGTGGTCCAAGTATTGCCAAGGCGGCGCTCGGCGGAGACGCTACGGCGATTACGCTCCCACGACCCATGATCAACTCGGGAGATTTGGATGTATCATTTTCTGGTCTCAAAACGGCTGTACGTAATCAAATTCGATCACACGCAGAGTTGACACCGACGATTATTGCCGATATTGCCGCCTCGTTTCAACAGGCGGTGGTGGATGTACTGGTGACAAAAACACGGCTTGCCGCGGAACAGTACGCACCAAACACGGTTATGCTGTGTGGAGGTGTATCGGCAAACACGGAGTTGCGACGTCAACTTATGGAAGCGTTTTCCGATACTTCTGTCTCCGTGCTTGTGCCGCAGATCAAATACACCACGGACAACGCTGCGATGATTGGAGCGGCGGGTTTGCGGGCTTTGGTAGATGGACGCGTGGCCATGGATCCGTTAATTATCGACGCCGACCCCGCAAAAATTTTGGGGGGACAATGGAAATGGGAGCTATGA
- a CDS encoding sodium:proton exchanger produces the protein MFFQIIILLAGFFALIVGADQLVKGASSIAKRFGFSNLFIGLTVVAFGSSAPELAVNMFAAAGGNPDIAFGNVIGSNLANILLGLGLAALVRPLVVARSAVWREIPFAILGAGVLFALMVDGPLSGTENILSRGEGIALIAFFFVFLYFTIKPMLVKRRESKKDKDLIFVVKQRTGVSIAMIVGGLVGLILGGELIVESASALALSLGFSQAFISLTIVAAGTSLPEIAATMMAAYRGQTDMAIGNIVGSVTFNTLWILGVTAIILPVPVFPGGLIDVFLAFAATAILFPFMINQKRTGELSRWEGALFTIAYVVYLGFTIWRG, from the coding sequence ATGTTTTTTCAAATCATTATTTTGTTAGCAGGATTCTTTGCTCTCATTGTGGGCGCAGATCAGCTGGTAAAGGGTGCATCGTCGATTGCCAAGCGTTTTGGTTTCTCGAACCTATTTATTGGACTCACGGTTGTTGCCTTTGGCTCCTCAGCTCCTGAGCTGGCAGTTAATATGTTCGCGGCCGCAGGTGGCAATCCGGATATTGCCTTTGGAAACGTGATCGGCTCCAACCTTGCAAATATTTTGCTGGGGTTGGGGCTTGCGGCACTTGTGCGACCATTGGTGGTAGCACGCTCTGCGGTCTGGCGTGAGATTCCGTTTGCGATTTTGGGAGCTGGTGTGTTGTTTGCGCTGATGGTGGATGGTCCTCTCTCGGGAACGGAAAATATTCTCTCGCGTGGAGAAGGCATTGCACTCATTGCATTCTTTTTTGTATTTTTGTACTTCACGATTAAACCTATGTTGGTTAAGAGGCGTGAGAGTAAAAAAGATAAGGATCTTATTTTTGTTGTAAAACAACGGACGGGAGTATCGATTGCCATGATTGTTGGAGGACTTGTTGGATTGATTTTGGGTGGTGAATTGATCGTAGAAAGTGCAAGTGCTTTGGCGCTCTCGCTTGGGTTTAGCCAGGCATTTATTTCTCTTACCATCGTTGCTGCCGGAACGTCCCTCCCTGAAATTGCTGCAACCATGATGGCGGCATACCGTGGACAAACGGACATGGCGATTGGGAACATTGTTGGGTCGGTCACCTTTAACACACTTTGGATCTTGGGCGTCACGGCGATTATATTGCCGGTTCCTGTTTTCCCAGGTGGTCTGATTGATGTCTTCTTGGCGTTTGCGGCAACAGCAATACTGTTTCCATTCATGATCAATCAAAAACGGACGGGCGAATTGAGTCGATGGGAAGGCGCCTTGTTTACAATCGCCTATGTTGTGTATCTTGGGTTTACAATTTGGCGAGGATAA
- a CDS encoding collagenase-like protease — MATPTDISHIELLAPAGSYEALHAAINAGADAVYFGVDGFNMRANSSAHLGLADIQEISTLCHQYNVKCYLALNTLVYDQNLEEMKQVIDAVKLAQVDAVIAFDLSTIAYAKSQGVEVHISTQHSISNIDAVKFFATWADRVVLARELTLKQIKSIVDVIKTQDIRGPKGRLVEVEIFVHGAMCVAVSGRCGMSLYMYNTSANCGSCSQPCRRAYTVTDKATGKQLDVDNEFVMSTEDLCTIGMLDEIVASGAVSLKVEGRGKPPEYVDVVIRCYKEALAAIGDGSCTKEKISQWNTRLGTVFNRGLSDGFYRGLAYKYWSQGSDSKATTKKVFVGTVLNYFPKLGVAEIRVQAEGFTAGEPCVFVGKTTGFVRQTPEEIWCNDTHVTTVNKGEDMTMQVTARVRRGDTFYKIMSAG, encoded by the coding sequence ATGGCAACGCCTACCGACATTTCTCACATCGAACTCCTGGCACCCGCAGGGTCCTACGAGGCGCTCCATGCCGCTATCAACGCCGGGGCAGATGCGGTCTACTTTGGTGTGGATGGGTTTAATATGCGCGCAAACTCTTCTGCGCACCTTGGCCTAGCAGACATTCAGGAGATCAGCACGCTTTGCCATCAATACAACGTCAAATGCTATTTGGCGCTCAACACGCTTGTGTATGATCAAAACTTGGAGGAGATGAAGCAGGTGATAGACGCGGTAAAGCTGGCACAGGTGGACGCGGTGATTGCGTTTGACCTCTCCACAATCGCTTATGCAAAGTCGCAAGGAGTCGAGGTTCATATTTCTACACAACATTCCATTTCTAACATCGACGCCGTAAAATTTTTTGCTACGTGGGCGGACCGAGTCGTGCTTGCGCGCGAACTCACGCTTAAACAGATCAAATCAATCGTTGACGTGATTAAAACGCAGGACATTCGCGGACCAAAGGGTCGGTTGGTGGAGGTGGAGATTTTTGTGCACGGGGCCATGTGTGTGGCGGTGAGTGGAAGATGCGGAATGAGCTTGTACATGTACAACACGTCGGCTAATTGTGGGTCGTGTAGCCAGCCCTGCCGTCGCGCGTACACGGTCACGGACAAAGCAACAGGAAAACAGTTAGACGTAGACAACGAGTTTGTTATGAGCACGGAGGATTTGTGTACCATTGGCATGCTTGATGAGATTGTAGCGTCTGGTGCCGTGTCTTTGAAAGTGGAAGGGCGTGGAAAGCCGCCAGAATATGTAGATGTGGTGATTCGCTGTTACAAGGAGGCACTTGCGGCCATCGGCGATGGGTCGTGCACAAAGGAAAAAATCAGCCAGTGGAACACGCGGTTGGGAACGGTGTTTAATCGTGGATTAAGCGATGGATTTTATCGTGGATTGGCCTACAAATATTGGAGCCAAGGATCAGATAGTAAGGCCACCACAAAAAAGGTCTTTGTGGGAACGGTGTTAAATTACTTTCCCAAGTTAGGTGTGGCCGAGATTCGCGTGCAGGCAGAAGGATTTACGGCGGGCGAGCCTTGTGTGTTTGTGGGAAAGACGACCGGGTTTGTGCGTCAAACGCCGGAAGAGATTTGGTGCAACGATACGCATGTCACCACGGTCAATAAGGGTGAGGACATGACGATGCAGGTAACCGCACGCGTTCGCAGAGGCGATACGTTTTATAAAATTATGTCCGCCGGGTAG
- a CDS encoding heat-shock protein Hsp20, whose product MDLHIGTKEQDWADVVEGQLSVDIFETEDQIIIQSAIAGVSASDLDLFVNADMVTIRGTRQRDARTNTATMHYEECFWGAFSRTVVLPSHIKPGDAQAELKDGILTITLPKEHKGGASIPVTER is encoded by the coding sequence ATGGATTTACACATTGGCACAAAAGAGCAGGATTGGGCAGACGTTGTAGAAGGTCAGCTTTCTGTTGATATTTTTGAGACAGAGGATCAAATCATTATCCAATCCGCCATTGCCGGTGTTTCTGCAAGTGATTTGGACCTCTTTGTAAATGCGGACATGGTCACCATCCGAGGAACCCGCCAACGCGACGCACGCACAAACACGGCCACTATGCATTACGAAGAGTGTTTTTGGGGAGCCTTTTCCCGCACCGTTGTCCTCCCTTCTCACATCAAGCCAGGAGACGCACAGGCAGAACTCAAAGACGGAATCCTAACGATCACCTTACCCAAGGAGCACAAAGGAGGAGCATCTATACCTGTAACCGAACGTTAA
- the clpP gene encoding ATP-dependent Clp endopeptidase, proteolytic subunit ClpP, with protein sequence MSYLIPTVIEKTANGERAYDIYSRLLKDRIIFLGGPIDDAVANTIIAQLLFLASEDKAKDIQLYINSPGGSVTAGLAIYDTMNYIKPDVSTICVGMAASMGAFLLSSGEPGKRFCLPSSEIMIHQVLGGTQGQATDIKIHAERILKMKDDLNKILAKNTGQPLKKVTDDTERDNFMTSEEAKKYGLIDKIIK encoded by the coding sequence ATGAGTTATTTGATCCCAACCGTGATAGAGAAAACCGCCAATGGAGAGCGGGCGTATGATATTTACTCACGCTTGTTAAAAGATCGCATTATTTTCTTGGGCGGTCCGATTGATGACGCGGTGGCTAATACGATTATTGCGCAGTTACTCTTTTTAGCCAGCGAAGATAAGGCAAAGGATATTCAACTCTACATTAACTCGCCGGGTGGAAGTGTCACAGCGGGTCTGGCTATTTATGACACGATGAATTACATTAAACCGGATGTTTCTACGATTTGCGTGGGAATGGCGGCGAGTATGGGGGCGTTTTTGCTCTCGTCGGGGGAGCCGGGAAAGCGATTTTGTCTGCCAAGCTCAGAAATTATGATTCATCAGGTGCTCGGTGGAACACAAGGGCAGGCGACGGACATCAAGATTCATGCGGAGCGGATTCTTAAGATGAAGGATGATCTCAATAAAATCTTGGCAAAAAACACCGGTCAACCACTCAAGAAGGTTACAGATGACACAGAACGTGACAACTTTATGACCTCGGAGGAGGCAAAGAAGTACGGTCTCATTGACAAGATTATCAAATAA
- a CDS encoding 30S ribosomal protein S16: MLSIRFQRTGKKKAPQYRVVVTEKTRDPWGKHNEIVGHYNPRTKEAVLKEDRIQYWVSVGAQPTNSVRNLLIRLNVIKGEKVKSITISKKRQGALDAKNTEKMEALAAAEEAKKAEAEAKKAAAEAEKAAAEEAKAAAETAPVEEVPAEVASKVPEEEAPAEPVTE; the protein is encoded by the coding sequence ATGTTGTCTATCCGTTTTCAACGCACAGGAAAGAAGAAAGCCCCACAGTACCGCGTGGTGGTAACCGAAAAAACTCGTGACCCATGGGGAAAGCATAACGAGATCGTCGGACACTATAACCCTCGTACCAAAGAAGCGGTTCTTAAAGAGGATCGTATCCAGTACTGGGTAAGTGTCGGTGCACAACCAACCAACTCCGTTCGCAACTTACTCATTCGCTTGAACGTAATCAAGGGCGAAAAGGTAAAATCCATCACCATCAGCAAAAAGCGACAGGGTGCATTGGATGCTAAGAACACAGAGAAGATGGAGGCCCTTGCAGCCGCAGAAGAGGCAAAGAAGGCAGAAGCAGAAGCCAAGAAGGCGGCGGCTGAGGCTGAGAAAGCTGCTGCAGAAGAGGCAAAGGCAGCTGCAGAGACAGCACCTGTGGAAGAAGTACCTGCAGAGGTTGCTTCAAAGGTGCCAGAAGAAGAGGCTCCCGCAGAACCCGTTACAGAATAA
- a CDS encoding tRNA (guanosine(37)-N1)-methyltransferase TrmD, with amino-acid sequence MKIQILTLFPEMVQPYLDGSILGRAQRIGIKLEAVQLRDFAEGKHAQVDDTPYGGGAGMVMKVEPMYAALKKLKPFLKRKSTYVIMTSAAGKMFTQKDAQRLAKEYDHLIFVCGRYEGVDQRVEDQLVDESFSVGNYVLTGGELPALTMTDAIVRNIPGVLGNDDTLTDESHNEEGVLEYPQYTKPEEFKGWRVPDVLLSGNHAEIAKWREEHRKTGET; translated from the coding sequence ATGAAAATACAAATTCTCACATTGTTTCCTGAGATGGTTCAGCCCTATTTGGACGGGTCGATTTTGGGGCGCGCACAGCGGATAGGGATCAAGCTTGAGGCTGTGCAATTACGTGATTTTGCAGAGGGGAAACACGCGCAGGTGGATGACACGCCCTATGGTGGGGGCGCGGGAATGGTTATGAAAGTGGAGCCAATGTATGCAGCACTCAAAAAGCTCAAACCGTTTTTAAAGCGAAAGAGCACGTATGTGATTATGACTTCGGCGGCAGGGAAGATGTTCACGCAGAAGGATGCCCAGCGTCTAGCCAAAGAGTATGATCATCTTATTTTTGTGTGTGGCAGGTACGAGGGGGTGGATCAGCGGGTGGAAGATCAACTCGTGGATGAGTCATTTTCTGTGGGAAATTATGTGTTGACCGGTGGTGAGCTGCCGGCGCTCACGATGACGGATGCGATCGTGCGCAATATTCCGGGTGTATTGGGCAATGATGATACGCTCACAGATGAATCACACAATGAAGAAGGCGTGTTGGAATACCCACAATATACAAAGCCGGAGGAGTTTAAGGGCTGGCGCGTTCCGGACGTGTTGCTGTCGGGGAATCATGCGGAGATTGCCAAATGGCGAGAGGAACATCGGAAAACAGGGGAGACATAG
- a CDS encoding RNA-binding protein yields MAEQDQQFVEDVVKAIVNHPDDVRTERTVDERGVLITLHTNPEDMGYVIGRSGQTARSIRTLLRIVGAKNNARVTLKIIEPEGSTHRRRDEMEPEVQEDEAGMDDDIDTSTVDDLTI; encoded by the coding sequence ATGGCTGAGCAAGATCAGCAGTTTGTCGAGGACGTGGTGAAAGCCATCGTCAATCATCCAGATGACGTACGCACAGAGCGTACCGTGGATGAACGTGGGGTGCTTATTACACTTCACACAAACCCAGAAGACATGGGGTATGTGATTGGACGCAGTGGTCAAACCGCGCGTTCCATTCGAACGCTTCTCCGAATTGTGGGAGCCAAGAACAACGCCCGTGTGACCCTCAAAATCATTGAGCCGGAAGGATCCACACATCGCCGACGCGACGAGATGGAACCCGAGGTTCAAGAAGACGAGGCTGGAATGGATGATGATATCGACACTTCAACCGTTGATGATCTAACCATCTAG
- a CDS encoding endonuclease III, with protein sequence MIASQQSYKEVLRRLRKRYKKSPTDFVHWSNPLELIMGTVLSAQCTDKRVNQVTRVLFKRYKTAAAYAQADLVKLKQIVRSTGFYNSKARYLKGIGTILVRDHGGNVPADYDALMQLPGVSNKTANLIMAKAFGINVGVAVDTHVKRIAPRIGWVTKTENTAKIERELNAIADPKDYLDLNEYLILLGRDVCGRTPNCAACPLNDLCKTGIKNTH encoded by the coding sequence ATGATCGCCTCTCAACAATCCTACAAAGAAGTTCTACGGCGACTACGGAAGCGATACAAAAAATCGCCAACAGATTTTGTGCACTGGTCTAACCCATTGGAATTGATCATGGGAACCGTACTGTCTGCCCAATGTACCGACAAGCGCGTTAACCAAGTCACAAGGGTGCTCTTTAAAAGGTATAAGACAGCAGCGGCTTACGCACAGGCGGATCTTGTGAAACTCAAGCAGATTGTTCGATCTACGGGATTTTATAATTCTAAGGCACGTTATCTTAAAGGGATCGGCACGATCCTTGTTCGCGATCATGGAGGAAACGTTCCCGCGGATTATGATGCGCTCATGCAGCTCCCCGGCGTCTCCAATAAGACGGCAAATCTCATTATGGCAAAAGCCTTTGGGATAAACGTAGGTGTTGCCGTCGACACACATGTAAAGCGCATTGCTCCACGCATCGGATGGGTGACAAAAACAGAGAACACCGCCAAAATTGAACGAGAGCTCAACGCCATTGCCGACCCCAAAGACTATCTTGATCTCAACGAGTACTTAATTTTGCTTGGTCGTGATGTGTGCGGCCGCACACCAAACTGTGCCGCCTGCCCGCTTAATGATCTGTGCAAAACTGGAATCAAAAACACCCACTAG
- a CDS encoding UDP-N-acetylglucosamine 1-carboxyvinyltransferase gives MQTEQKKIGAFITELRKQQGMTQADLARQLKTSQSAVARIERGEQNLSVDTLSRISRALNYQIVSLGTGALNFQIVGGKKLKGSVTMSTSKNAAVGLLCASLLNNGVTTLRHVPRIEEVYRLIEVLESIGVNVKWIEGNDLKITPPKELNLAGLDAEAGAKTRSIIMFMGPLMHWTKSFDLPYAGGCKLGTRSVHPHLEGLEKLGLRVQVKESVYHVEVKRPKPAEIILSEAGDTVTENVLMAAAKIDGITVIKYASANYMVQDVCFYLQKLGVKIEGIGSSTLTIHGKSEINMDVTYAPSEDPIEAMSFLAAAIVTDSSITLKRCPIDFLELELLYLSNMGFKYEIKKSYLADNGQTRLVDIQTLPSVLTALTDKIAPRPYPGINMDNLPFFVLIACKAKGRTLIHDWPYENRAIYYTELTKVGGKVTLLDIHRAQVDGPVAFTAADITTPPALRPAMLILIAMLSAKGTSMLRNVYSINRGYEDIAEKFSKLGANIKVVRQL, from the coding sequence ATGCAAACCGAACAAAAAAAGATTGGTGCCTTTATTACGGAACTACGTAAACAGCAAGGCATGACGCAGGCAGACCTCGCGCGTCAACTCAAAACAAGCCAAAGTGCCGTAGCGCGGATTGAACGGGGAGAACAAAACCTGAGTGTGGACACGCTTTCTCGGATTTCTCGCGCGCTCAACTATCAGATTGTGTCTCTTGGGACAGGTGCACTCAACTTTCAGATTGTGGGTGGCAAAAAGCTTAAAGGATCGGTGACCATGAGCACATCTAAGAATGCTGCCGTGGGTTTGCTGTGTGCGTCATTACTCAATAATGGTGTCACCACACTCAGGCATGTGCCTCGTATTGAGGAAGTCTATCGGCTTATTGAGGTGTTGGAGAGTATCGGCGTAAATGTAAAGTGGATAGAGGGGAATGATCTCAAAATTACACCGCCAAAAGAACTTAATCTTGCTGGGTTAGATGCAGAGGCGGGTGCGAAAACTAGGAGCATTATTATGTTCATGGGGCCGCTCATGCATTGGACAAAATCGTTCGATCTCCCGTATGCGGGTGGTTGTAAACTAGGAACGCGCAGCGTACACCCACATTTGGAGGGGTTAGAGAAACTCGGGCTGCGTGTGCAGGTCAAGGAAAGTGTGTATCACGTGGAGGTAAAACGCCCTAAACCGGCTGAGATTATTTTGTCGGAGGCGGGCGACACGGTAACGGAGAATGTGCTGATGGCGGCGGCAAAAATAGACGGTATAACCGTAATCAAATACGCGTCAGCAAACTACATGGTGCAGGATGTGTGCTTTTATTTGCAAAAACTCGGTGTCAAAATCGAAGGAATTGGAAGCTCTACGCTGACCATCCACGGAAAATCGGAGATCAATATGGACGTTACCTACGCGCCAAGCGAGGATCCTATTGAGGCTATGTCATTTTTAGCGGCGGCGATTGTTACGGATTCGTCTATCACGTTAAAACGCTGTCCCATTGATTTTCTTGAGCTGGAGTTGCTCTATCTTTCCAATATGGGATTTAAGTATGAGATCAAAAAGTCGTACCTTGCGGATAATGGCCAGACGCGATTGGTGGATATTCAAACGTTGCCCTCGGTTCTGACCGCGTTGACCGATAAGATCGCGCCGCGTCCATACCCGGGGATTAACATGGATAATCTTCCCTTCTTTGTTCTGATTGCATGTAAGGCAAAGGGACGTACACTCATCCACGACTGGCCGTATGAGAACCGCGCGATTTATTACACGGAGCTCACCAAAGTAGGAGGGAAGGTGACGTTGTTAGATATTCATCGTGCGCAGGTGGATGGTCCGGTCGCCTTTACGGCCGCTGACATTACTACGCCACCGGCGCTGCGTCCGGCGATGTTAATTCTTATTGCTATGTTGTCGGCAAAGGGAACATCGATGTTGCGAAACGTCTATTCCATTAACCGTGGATACGAGGATATCGCCGAAAAGTTCAGTAAGCTTGGTGCCAATATCAAAGTGGTTAGGCAGTTGTAG
- the typA gene encoding translational GTPase TypA: protein MDFRNIAIIAHVDHGKTTLVDAMLKQSGTFSDREIIEERVMDNNDLEKERGITIYAKNTAIMLGETKLNIIDTPGHADFGSEVERVLKMVDSVLLLVDAYEGPMPQTKFVLRKSLELGLKPIVVINKIDKPSARPDEVVDMVFDLFSELGATDEQLDFKYIYTIARDGIAVTDPRVQGTDLQPLFDLILATVPPAPSENSKPMRMQPVNLSYDKFVGRMAMGRIVEGTMKSGMSVVVTKLDGTKENQKITKLQTTMGLVKRDVEEAYAGDVVTIAGIPNINVGETVAQDATVEALPAIHIDPPTLTMDFMANSSPFVGKDGNLVTSRQIRERLDRELETNVGLQITDSDTGEAFHVSGRGEMHLAVLIETMRREGYELQVSQPQAIIRMIDGVKEEPYESVTIDVPDVSAGAVIEALGKRKGEMINMESRDGFTRLEYVIPTRGLLGYRMDFVTATKGEGTLSHIFSHYGPYKGEIEKRTTGSIISGVTGKALGFSLANLQERGTLFIEPTVEVYEGMVIGASAKESMTVNPCKGKQLSNMRSSGADEALNLTPPLDMTLERALEYIVEDEYVEVTPHFTRIRKKYLTEVDRKRHGSKM, encoded by the coding sequence ATGGATTTTCGAAACATCGCCATCATTGCTCACGTTGACCACGGTAAAACGACACTTGTGGACGCCATGCTTAAACAGTCTGGTACCTTTTCTGATCGGGAAATTATTGAAGAACGCGTGATGGACAATAATGACTTGGAAAAAGAACGCGGAATCACCATTTACGCAAAGAATACGGCTATTATGCTTGGCGAGACCAAGCTCAACATTATCGACACGCCAGGTCACGCAGACTTTGGATCCGAGGTGGAGCGTGTGCTTAAAATGGTGGATTCCGTGCTTTTGCTCGTGGATGCCTACGAGGGTCCTATGCCACAAACCAAGTTTGTGTTGCGCAAGTCGTTGGAACTTGGCCTCAAGCCGATTGTGGTGATCAACAAAATCGACAAACCCTCCGCACGCCCAGATGAGGTGGTGGATATGGTGTTTGATTTGTTTAGCGAATTGGGTGCAACAGATGAACAGCTCGATTTTAAGTACATTTACACTATCGCACGAGACGGGATTGCCGTTACGGATCCAAGGGTACAGGGAACCGACTTGCAACCGTTGTTTGATTTGATTTTGGCGACCGTGCCACCAGCACCGAGCGAGAATAGCAAGCCAATGCGCATGCAGCCGGTCAACCTCTCGTACGATAAATTCGTTGGTCGTATGGCTATGGGTCGCATCGTAGAGGGAACCATGAAGTCAGGAATGTCCGTTGTGGTTACAAAACTCGATGGAACCAAGGAAAATCAAAAAATCACCAAGTTGCAAACTACGATGGGTCTTGTTAAGCGAGACGTGGAAGAGGCCTATGCCGGTGACGTGGTGACTATCGCCGGAATTCCAAACATTAACGTAGGAGAGACCGTAGCACAAGACGCTACCGTGGAGGCGCTACCTGCGATTCACATCGACCCGCCAACGTTGACCATGGATTTTATGGCCAACAGTTCGCCGTTCGTTGGAAAAGATGGAAACCTGGTTACGTCCCGACAGATTCGAGAGCGCCTTGATCGCGAGTTGGAGACAAATGTTGGATTGCAGATTACGGATTCCGATACTGGTGAAGCGTTCCATGTGAGTGGACGTGGAGAAATGCACCTTGCGGTGTTGATTGAGACCATGCGACGCGAAGGGTATGAGTTACAGGTGAGTCAGCCACAAGCAATTATTCGGATGATTGATGGTGTAAAAGAAGAACCATATGAGTCCGTAACAATTGATGTGCCAGATGTGAGTGCGGGCGCCGTCATTGAAGCGCTTGGAAAGCGAAAAGGCGAGATGATCAACATGGAAAGCCGAGACGGATTTACGCGACTTGAGTACGTCATCCCTACGCGTGGATTGCTCGGATACCGTATGGATTTCGTGACGGCCACCAAGGGCGAAGGAACGCTATCGCACATTTTCTCGCATTACGGACCGTACAAGGGAGAGATTGAGAAACGCACAACGGGATCCATTATCTCTGGAGTTACAGGTAAAGCACTTGGATTTTCGCTCGCCAACCTCCAGGAACGAGGAACCTTGTTTATTGAGCCTACCGTTGAGGTATACGAGGGAATGGTGATTGGGGCAAGCGCCAAAGAGAGTATGACCGTTAACCCATGTAAGGGAAAACAGTTGTCCAACATGCGTTCCAGCGGTGCGGACGAGGCACTTAACCTCACGCCGCCGTTGGATATGACGCTTGAGCGTGCACTTGAGTACATTGTAGAAGACGAGTATGTGGAGGTAACGCCCCACTTTACGCGTATTCGTAAAAAGTACCTCACAGAGGTGGATCGCAAACGTCACGGTTCAAAAATGTAA